The genomic interval AAAAGATTAGATACATGACCGGTGGCCAAGGAAAACTTCATCTACTTTTAAGAGGTCCTGATGGCATATCTAATTCTGCAGCAGCACAACACTCAGAATCTATAGAAACCATATTCATGCACATCCCCGGAATAAAAATAATCATCCCTTCTACCCCTTATGATATCAAAGGACTTATAAAAACTGCTTTAAGAGAAGATGATCCGGTTATCTGTTTTGAGCATAAAATGCTATATAAGACAAAGGGTCCTGTTCCGGCGGAAGAATACCTTATCCCCTTCGGTGTTGCCGATATTAAAAAAGAAGGAAACGATGTTACGGTAGTGACTATGTCCAGAATGGTTCACGAGTCTTTAAGGGCAGCGAAAGAGCTTGAGTATGAGGATATAGGCGTGGAAGTTATAGACCTGAGAACTTTGGTCCCCTGGGACAAAAATCAAGTTATCGAATCAGTAAAAAAGACTGGTCGCCTGGTTGTAGCTCACGAAACCTGGAAGAGAGCCGGATGGGGAGCAGAAATTGCCAGTGTAATTCAAGAAGAAGCTTTTGA from Candidatus Atribacteria bacterium carries:
- a CDS encoding alpha-ketoacid dehydrogenase subunit beta, producing the protein MREITFAEALGEAIYEEREKDPTIFTYGEDIVKQGGIFGAYKSLLGKFPDRIFDTPISEEVIYGSALGAALVGMRPIAEFHFADFLFTGIQSITLQIEKIRYMTGGQGKLHLLLRGPDGISNSAAAQHSESIETIFMHIPGIKIIIPSTPYDIKGLIKTALREDDPVICFEHKMLYKTKGPVPAEEYLIPFGVADIKKEGNDVTVVTMSRMVHESLRAAKELEYEDIGVEVIDLRTLVPWDKNQVIESVKKTGRLVVAHETWKRAGWGAEIASVIQEEAFDYLDAPILRVGAKNVPMPFASPLQDFVTPSYKDIINAVKKIVR